In a single window of the Canis lupus familiaris isolate Mischka breed German Shepherd chromosome 2, alternate assembly UU_Cfam_GSD_1.0, whole genome shotgun sequence genome:
- the LOC111094597 gene encoding uncharacterized protein LOC111094597 isoform X1, which translates to MTSELLTSSLPSNWFFTFLEAPGWPSPEKSLTNGTLSKEHARRIGPSQHPIQLLQWTVGYPKPFTELFDLQNSPEQVLHLRDSFPWVRAYQRWLTRADGAHLFLPPCLAKSRWLLEISHEKRSILQFLHSSENCQKGKKSSLENKLESRNTRHLPGEDTNAIITSLNNGTSSTTFGMHQLAPAAFPTGLHCLSCILSPLGAYDLLSINHSAPP; encoded by the exons ATGACATCAGAATTGCTGACATCTTCACTCCCATCAAACTGGTTTTTCACTTtcctggaggccccaggctgGCCATCCCCAGAGAAAAGTCTCACTAACGGAACCCTTTCCAAAGAGCATGCGAGAAGGATAGGACCG AGCCAGCATCCAATTCAACTTCTACAATGGACCGTGGGCTATCCTAAGCCTTTTACAGAATTGTTTGATCTTCAAAACAGCCCTGAGCAAGTTCTTCATCTCAGAG ATAGCTTTCCCTGGGTCCGGGCATACCAGCGCTGGCTCACGAGAGCTGATGGAGCACATCTCTTCCTACCTCCCTGTTTAGCAAAATCACGTTGGCTGCTTGAAATCAGTCACG AAAAGAGATCTATTCTGCAGTTCTTACATAGCTCAGAAAACTGCCAGAAAGGCAAAAAATCAAGCTTGGAAAACAAGCTGGAATCAAGGAACACCAGGCACCTACCAGGTGAGGACACCAACGCTATCATTACATCATTGAACAATGGCACCAGCTCTACTACTTTTGGAATGCACCAACTAGCTCCTGCAGCTTTTCCTACTGGTCTGCATTGCCTGTCCTGCATCCTGAGCCCATTGGGAGCATATGATTTGCTGAGCATCAATCACTCGGCCCCACCCTAA